TCCTTGCGAAGGTCTTCTTTCTTATGGACATGTACCCCCAATGTTTCTCCGTCTTCGGCGGGGAGCGAAGGGGAGCGCCGGTGGCGAGCTTCCTCCGGGTGGATAAAAAGAAGATCTTTCTGAAGTGCGAGATCAGGAACCCCGATCAGGTGATCTATATGGCGCCGGACCTTGTCGATGAAAAGGAGGTCGAGGCAACCCTGAAGCCCGGGGGGCTCATCGTCATCAATAACGCCCTCACCACGAATGAATTTACGGGGCTCACCAATTTCCACCTTGCCCTTGTGGACGCCCTTGCCGTTGCCGAGGAGGCGGGGCTGGGGAGTACGATCAATACGGCCATCCTGGGGGCCTACGCGCGGGCGAGCAATGCCGTGTCGATGGAGTTCCTGGAACAGGCCATCAGAGAGACGGTTCCCGCGAAAATTGACGCGAATATTGCCGCGGCACGGAGAGCATACGAAGTGACCCGCATTATCTCGTGAGACATTAAGGAGTGGATTAGATGAAGGAACATAAAATAACCATCAAAGATATAGAGCCCTTGGCGCCCTTTTCACGGGGATCGACCGAGATATTCCTCACGGGCCATTGGAGCCCGAGGAAACCGCTTTATGTGGAGAAAACCTCCCCCTGCCGCGAGACGTGTCCCATCGGCAACGACATCGCGAGGGCCTTCTCCTATGCCTCGAAAGGCGATTATGATGAGGCCCTGCGGATTTTCCGCGAAGACAATCCCCTTCCCGGCATATGCGGGAGGGTCTGTTACCATCCCTGCGAGACGGAGTGCAACCGGAAAGAGTTCGACCGGCCCATCAATATCAGAGGCTTCGAGAGGTTTCTTTCGGACCACGGAAGGGTCGATATTACCCGAGAAAAGCCCACGGTCACGAGGAAAGAGAAAGTAGCCGTCATAGGTTCGGGGCCTGCGGGCCTGAGTGCCGCCTTTCACCTTGCCCGGTTCGGATACGGGGTCACCGTGTTCGAGGCCCTTGACCAGCCGGGAGGAATGCTCATGTACGGCATTCCGGAGTACCGCCTTCCCAAGGATGTGCTCATGAGGGAGATCGGCTATATCCAGGATCTGGGGGTAGAGATAAAGACAGGATTTTGCGTGGGCAAGGACACATCGCTCGAAGACCTCAAAAAGGATTACCATGCCCTCTTCATCGCCGCGGGCGCCCACGGCGGAATGAGTCTCGGAGTGGAGGGAGAGGACCTCCCCGGCGTCACGGAAGGCGTCAGGTTCCTAAGAAGCGTAAATCACGGGGACAATATCGAGGTCGGCAGGAGGGTTGCCGTGATCGGGGGCGGAAACACGGCGATAGACTGCGCCCGGGCCGCCCGGCGCATGGGCAGCGACAATGTGACGATCATCTACCGCCGGACCCGCGCTGAAATGCCGGCCCTTGCGGAGGATGTGGATTCACTCGCCATGGAAGGCATTACCATAGAGTTTCTCGCCGCTCCCACAAGGCTTATCGCTGAAAACGGGGTGCTCGCGGGAATCGAGTGCGTGAGGATGGAGCTCGGCGCCCCCGACGAGAGCGGCAGGCCCCGGCCGGAGCCGATTAAGGGGTCGGAGTTCGCCTTGCCTATAGATTCGCTTTTCGCGGCCATAGGACAGGCGCCCGAATCGGAATTTGCCCGGAAGCTCGGGCTCAACGTAGACGGACGGGGCATGATTACCATCGATCCCGAGACGGGGGCCACCAATATTGAAGGCGTTTACGCGGGAGGGGACAGCTCGGGAGTGAAGGCATTCGTGGCGGACGCCATAGGGAGCGGAAAGAGAGGCGCCCTGGCCGTGCATGCGTACCTTTCGGGCAAGGATATAGAAGAAGAGCTGAACCAGCTCCGCATTGGCCGCAAGCGGTCCTTGTCCTTCAGGAACGCGAGAAACGGCGGAGGCGAAGAAGAGATCGACCTTGCCCAGGTGGTCACGTACGATAAAGTGAACACCCTCTGCTTTGCCCATAAAGAGCGCGCTGAAAACCCCGACCTCCTCACCGCGGCCGAGCGAGTCAAGGCATTTCAGGAGATCACGGGGGGCATCGACCCCGAGCGCATGGCGGAAGAGGTCTCCCGCTGCTTCAAATGCGGCACCTGCACGGAATGCGACCTCTGCTTCCTCCTCTGTCCCGATATTTCCATCACCAAAGAGACGTGCGGCGGTTACGGAGTAAGAACAGACTACTGCAAAGGCTGCGGCATCTGCGCCACCACCTGCCCCAGGCACGTAATAGAGATGAAAGAAGGACAAACGAAAACCCCGGCGGAAGGCCCAGTAGCAGCGATGAAAGAGGGCCAGGCTAATAAAACCACGGCACATCCTTCCGGCGGGACCACCCCCAGCCCGCAAAGCGGGCGAGAGGGGGAGGCTCGCTCAGCTTTTGCTGAGCGAGGGGGCGACGTGAGCTCCATTAATAGAGGTGGCAAATGAGGATTCTTCTTGCAGGAAATTATGCGGTAGCTGAGGCGGTCCGCCTTTCGCGCGTGAAATTCGTGGCAGCCTATCCCATTACGCCCCAGACGCCCATCTATGAAAAGCTCTCCGACATGGAGAACGAAGGAAAATTATCAGGCGTGATGATGCGGACCGAGTCGGAGCACTCTGCCATGGCAGCCTGCATCTCCGCGTCTCTCACCGGGGTGCGCACTTTTACTGCCACTGCCTCACAAGGCCTCGCCCTCATGCACGAGATGCTTCATTTCGCCTCGGGCAACAGGGTGCCCATCGTGATGACCAACGTGAACCGCGTGATCTCCGCGCCGTGGGCCTTCGGCAGCGACCAGTCGGACAGCCTTTCCCAGAGGGATACGGGATGGCTCCAGTTCTATTGCGAGGATGCCCAGGAGGCACTCGATACGGTAATCCAGGCATATAAGATCGCCGAACAGGTGCTTCTGCCCATCATGGTCTGCATCGACGGTTTCTTCACGTCCCATTTTATTGAGCCTGTCGAGATACCCGACCAGGAGACCGTCGACGCCTTTCTGCCCCCTTTCAGCGTCCCCACGAGGTTCGACATCAAGGAGCCCGCGTATATTACCAATGTGGTGAACCCCGAGCAATATATGGGCTACCGGCAGAGAAGCTTCGAGGACATGGAGAAGGCAAGGGCCGTGATCCGGGAAGTCAACCAGGAGTATAAGGAGATCGTGGGCAGGGGATATGATCCGGTGGAGGCCTACGACACCGAGGGCGCCGACATAGTCCTCGCCACGAGCGGCGCCATGACGAGCACCGCGCGGGTCGCCATCGAAAACCTCAAGGAGAAAGGATATAAGGCGGGGCTCCTCAAGATGAAGAACTTCAGGCCCTTCCCCTTCGAAGAGGTGCAGGCCGTACTGAAAGACGTTCCCAAGGTGGTCGTCCTCGACAGGAATATCTCCCTGGGCAAAGAGGGCATATGGTGCCAGGAGCTGAAGGCCGCCCTCTATCCCCTGGAGCGCAGGCCCCAAGTGTACGGGTACATCGCAGGCATCTGCGGCGCCGACGTCTCCCCCGACATGATAGAAGATATGGTAACAAGGGCCCTGAAGAGCGAACAACCGGAAAAACTGCCCGTCTGGGTCAGAAGGGACGGATAATAGAAAGGCAGTCGCTAGTCTCTAGTATCTAGTCGCTAGTGGAAGGATAGAAGAGTCTTTAGTATATAGTCTTCAGTATATAGTAAAAGCAGAGGCATCGATTATGATGACTAAACGGGAATGAGAGATGAGGGCATCACCACACTACCCCGCGTGATGTGCCCGCACAGCGGGCGCGACGCGAGCCCCATATGGTTGTGCGACGGGAATCGCAGCCGGCAAAGAAGAGGTGAATGCACCGATGAGTAGAAGGAGCGGAAATGAAAGAAAATGACCACATAGAAACGATATCGCGTGACGTAGCCCGCACGGCGGGCGAGAAGGGGAGGCTCGACGGGCTTTCGCTCGGCGAGGGGGCGACGCGAGCCCCGCTAATGGCAGCAAAAGAATATATGCGGGCCGGCCATATGGCCTGTCCCGGGTGTGGGGAGGCGAATACCATGCGCCTTATCCTCAAGGTGCTCGGAGAGAAGACGATCGTGGTCATCCTTCCCTCCTGCGTGGGGGTCATAAGCGCCACCTATCCGAACAGCACTTTTGCCGTGCCCTGTTTTCATTCGGCCTTCGAGATCGCCGCGCCTACTGCCGCAGGCATCGCGAATGCCCTGAAGCTCCAGGGCCGGGAGGACGTGACGGCCCTGGCCTTTGCGGGAGACGGCGGCACCTTTGACATAGGCCTTCAATCTTTATCCGGCGCCGCGGACAGGAACGAGAATTTCATCTATGTCTGCCTCGACAACGAAGGGTATATGAATACGGGCATCCAGTCGAGCTCGTCCACGCCCGAGAAGGCATGGACCATGACGACGCCCGGGGGCCGGCGCGGAAGAAAGAAAAAATTCATGCAGATCATCGCCGCCCACAGGATGCCTTATGCGGCCACCGCGTCCATAGGAAACCCCCTCGACCTCATGGAGAAGATACGAAAGGCGAAGGAGATCAAGGGCATGAAGTTCATCCATACCCTGACGCCGTGCCCCACCGGATGGCGCATGCCCGAAGACCTCACGGCCAAGGCGGCCCAGCTCGCGGTGGAGACGAAACTCTTCCCCCTTTATGAAGTCATCGACGGGACCGAATACCGGATCACCCACGAGCCCCAGGGCATTCCCGTGGCCGAGTACCTGAAGATCCAGGGCCGGTTTAAACACTTCAAGCCGGAGGACGTGGAACGGCTCCAGCGGGAAGTGGATGAGGATTGGGAGCGTCTCGTGGCGCAAACGAGACTCGGGGGCTGCATTTAATGGCAAAAAAGCTGGTGATCACGGATAGTCCCACGATCCGCAAGAAAGTCTACAAACACGTGCGGGAGCAGATCCTGAGGGGCGAGATCGGGCCTAACGAAAGGCTTATCGAGGCCAAGATCGCGGCCGAGATCGGGACCTCCCGGACTCCGGTGAGAGAAGCCCTCCACAGCCTCGAGATCGAAGGGCTCGTGGAATCCCTGCCGCGGATCGGCTATATGGTGAAGGCCATAAGCGATCAGGAAGTGGTCGAGCTCTGGGAGATACGGTTTCTCATTGAAGGGCTCGCAGTGCGGTGGGCCATGGAAAAGGCCCGCGACAGGCTGATAAAAGAGTTGAAGAAGAATATCGAGGCAGCGGAAAAGATGGTGGCAGGCGGCGATGTGAGCGACATGGCCGACGTGGATGCCCAGTTTCACGAGGTAATCGCCCGGTTAAGCGGGGGAAAGCGCCTTCTGGAGCTGTCCCAGACGCTGCGGCGTCATGCCCTGCGGTACAGGATCGAGTCCATGTACCTTCCCGATACTGCCATCCGCGCCATAGAAGGACATAAGGCCATACTCGATGCCGTCGAGAAGGGTGATACGGAGGCGGTGAACGCCGCACTGAAGCGCCACCTCGACCAATCGAAGGCCGATACCCTTCGCTACGCATTTAAAGAGGAGCACGATATTTAGTTTTACCGCACCAGGCACCATCGGGGGATATGAGAGCAGCACAGGAGAAGGGGCCGGGGAAAGGATAGTCTTTTCACGGTGAAGCGCGCCGAATACGGGCCTTCGGCATGTCGCCTGTTATAATAGTATTGTTATTATTGTGTGCGAGGAGGTAAGGTTTCATGAAAGTCTTCTGGGGTTTTTTCGACAGGCTCCTGAATGCGATGGCGGGGCTTGCAGGAGTGATTCTCGTCTTTATCGTGGCCGCAGTCTGTTATACCATCGGCATGAGGTTCTTTTTCAAGCAGACCACTATCTGGATTATCCAGACCACGGAATATGCGCTCCTCTGGATCGTTTTTCTGGCAACCGCCTGGCTTCTCAGGGAAGGGGGCCACATCACGACCGATATCATCTATGTCCATCTGTCGACAAAGGCCAAGCATTACCTGAACTTCATCATGAGCCTGGTGGGCGCCCTCACCTGCGCGATCATGCTCTATTACGGCGCTGCCTACACCTATGACTGCATTATCAATAACGTGACCGACGTGCGGGCCATCACGGTCCCGAAAGCGGCGGTCTTCGTCATTATCCCCATAGGGAGCCTGCTCCTCACCCTCCAGTTCCTGAGGATCGCGTGGGACCGCCTCCATGAAATCAAGGCGGGGAGGTAAGCCATGGAATGGTCGCTCATTATCAGTCTCCTCTTCGGGGGCATGGTCCTTCTTCTCCTCACGAACCTGCCCATCGCCTTCGCCTTTCTCGTCGTCAACATGGTGGCCGCCATCTTCTTTCTCGGCGGCATTCCCGGTCTCGTGGGGGTCGTGACAGGGGTCTTTACCTCCATCACTACCTTTACGCTCCTTCCCGTACCCTTTTTCATTCTCATGGGTGAGCTGATCTTTCACTCGGGCCTCGGCCTTGACGCGGTAAACGTGCTCGACAAGTGGCTCGGGAAGATCCGCGGCAGGCTCTCCATTCTGGCCGTCATCATGGGGGTGATCATCGGGGCCTTAAGCGGCTCCACCATCGCCACCTGCGCCCTTCTCGGCACGATCCTGCTCCCCGACATGCTGAAGCGCAAGTACAGCAAGAGCATGAGCCTCGGGCCGCTCATGGGCGTGGGCACCGTGGATGCCCTCAT
This sequence is a window from Syntrophorhabdaceae bacterium. Protein-coding genes within it:
- a CDS encoding 2-oxoacid:acceptor oxidoreductase family protein — encoded protein: MTEIKFYGRGGQGAVIAAQILAKVFFLMDMYPQCFSVFGGERRGAPVASFLRVDKKKIFLKCEIRNPDQVIYMAPDLVDEKEVEATLKPGGLIVINNALTTNEFTGLTNFHLALVDALAVAEEAGLGSTINTAILGAYARASNAVSMEFLEQAIRETVPAKIDANIAAARRAYEVTRIIS
- a CDS encoding NAD(P)-binding protein, which gives rise to MKEHKITIKDIEPLAPFSRGSTEIFLTGHWSPRKPLYVEKTSPCRETCPIGNDIARAFSYASKGDYDEALRIFREDNPLPGICGRVCYHPCETECNRKEFDRPINIRGFERFLSDHGRVDITREKPTVTRKEKVAVIGSGPAGLSAAFHLARFGYGVTVFEALDQPGGMLMYGIPEYRLPKDVLMREIGYIQDLGVEIKTGFCVGKDTSLEDLKKDYHALFIAAGAHGGMSLGVEGEDLPGVTEGVRFLRSVNHGDNIEVGRRVAVIGGGNTAIDCARAARRMGSDNVTIIYRRTRAEMPALAEDVDSLAMEGITIEFLAAPTRLIAENGVLAGIECVRMELGAPDESGRPRPEPIKGSEFALPIDSLFAAIGQAPESEFARKLGLNVDGRGMITIDPETGATNIEGVYAGGDSSGVKAFVADAIGSGKRGALAVHAYLSGKDIEEELNQLRIGRKRSLSFRNARNGGGEEEIDLAQVVTYDKVNTLCFAHKERAENPDLLTAAERVKAFQEITGGIDPERMAEEVSRCFKCGTCTECDLCFLLCPDISITKETCGGYGVRTDYCKGCGICATTCPRHVIEMKEGQTKTPAEGPVAAMKEGQANKTTAHPSGGTTPSPQSGREGEARSAFAERGGDVSSINRGGK
- a CDS encoding transketolase C-terminal domain-containing protein, whose product is MRILLAGNYAVAEAVRLSRVKFVAAYPITPQTPIYEKLSDMENEGKLSGVMMRTESEHSAMAACISASLTGVRTFTATASQGLALMHEMLHFASGNRVPIVMTNVNRVISAPWAFGSDQSDSLSQRDTGWLQFYCEDAQEALDTVIQAYKIAEQVLLPIMVCIDGFFTSHFIEPVEIPDQETVDAFLPPFSVPTRFDIKEPAYITNVVNPEQYMGYRQRSFEDMEKARAVIREVNQEYKEIVGRGYDPVEAYDTEGADIVLATSGAMTSTARVAIENLKEKGYKAGLLKMKNFRPFPFEEVQAVLKDVPKVVVLDRNISLGKEGIWCQELKAALYPLERRPQVYGYIAGICGADVSPDMIEDMVTRALKSEQPEKLPVWVRRDG
- a CDS encoding thiamine pyrophosphate-dependent enzyme; translation: MKENDHIETISRDVARTAGEKGRLDGLSLGEGATRAPLMAAKEYMRAGHMACPGCGEANTMRLILKVLGEKTIVVILPSCVGVISATYPNSTFAVPCFHSAFEIAAPTAAGIANALKLQGREDVTALAFAGDGGTFDIGLQSLSGAADRNENFIYVCLDNEGYMNTGIQSSSSTPEKAWTMTTPGGRRGRKKKFMQIIAAHRMPYAATASIGNPLDLMEKIRKAKEIKGMKFIHTLTPCPTGWRMPEDLTAKAAQLAVETKLFPLYEVIDGTEYRITHEPQGIPVAEYLKIQGRFKHFKPEDVERLQREVDEDWERLVAQTRLGGCI
- a CDS encoding GntR family transcriptional regulator — translated: MAKKLVITDSPTIRKKVYKHVREQILRGEIGPNERLIEAKIAAEIGTSRTPVREALHSLEIEGLVESLPRIGYMVKAISDQEVVELWEIRFLIEGLAVRWAMEKARDRLIKELKKNIEAAEKMVAGGDVSDMADVDAQFHEVIARLSGGKRLLELSQTLRRHALRYRIESMYLPDTAIRAIEGHKAILDAVEKGDTEAVNAALKRHLDQSKADTLRYAFKEEHDI
- a CDS encoding TRAP transporter small permease, whose amino-acid sequence is MKVFWGFFDRLLNAMAGLAGVILVFIVAAVCYTIGMRFFFKQTTIWIIQTTEYALLWIVFLATAWLLREGGHITTDIIYVHLSTKAKHYLNFIMSLVGALTCAIMLYYGAAYTYDCIINNVTDVRAITVPKAAVFVIIPIGSLLLTLQFLRIAWDRLHEIKAGR